DNA from Deferribacter autotrophicus:
CTGCAGAAGTTTATGAACATGAAATACCAGGAGGACAATATTCTAATCTTATGGTTCAGCTTGAAGCTATGGGGTTACTAGATAGGTGGGAAGAAGTGCGAAAAATGTATAAAGAGGTTAACGACGCTCTCGGTGACATAATTAAAGTCACCCCATCTTCAAAAGTTGTAGGGGACCTTGCCCTGTTTTTGGTAAGGAACAACCTTACAATAAATGATTTATATGAAAAAGGCGATACCCTATCCTTCCCTGATTCAGTGGTAAGTTTTTTCAAAGGCTATCTTGGACAACCTTATGGTGGATTCAATGAAAAGCTTCAAAAAATCGTATTAAAAGATGAGAAACCTATTACTGTTAGACCAGGTGAACTTTTAGAACCTTTCGATTTTGAAAAAACAAAAGAAGAGTTGCAAAACAAATTTAAAAAACACCACTTCACAGAAGAAGATTTAATCTCTTATGCATTATATCCAAAGGTTTTTGAAGAGTATCTGAAATTTACTGAAGAATATGGAGATGGTTCTGTATTTGATACAAGATCATTTTTCTACCCACTCAATCCAAACGATGAAATAAGTGTGGATATCGAGGAAGGTAAGACACTTATAATCAAATATTTAGGTATCAGTGATGTAGACGAAAAGGGGTATAGACGACTTTTATTTGAATTAAATGGACAACCAAGAACTGTCACTGTGAAAGATGAAAAGATAACAGACATTATCAAATCAAATGAAAAAGGTGATTTAACAAATCCAAAACACGTGTGTGCTACAATGCCCAGTAAAATTGTAAAAATATTTGTAAAAGAAGGGGATTCTGTAAAAAAAGGTGATCTTCTTGTAATCACAGAAGCAATGAAAATTGAGACTAAAATCAATGCAAACTGTGATGGAACAGTGGAGGCAATCCTCCTGCACGAAGGGGATAAAATAGAAGCTGGCGATTTAATTCTGAAGCTGTCCTGATTTTATCGGGACAGCTCCCCCTATTAACAGTGATAAGTGATGCGTAACACGTAATGCATAACACGTGATGCGTGATGCGTAATGCGTAATGCGTAATGAGTGATGCTAAAGTATTATTAATCACAACTAACAATAACTAACCCGTAACTAACTACTTAATAACAAAAAACTACCTAATAACTATAAATAACTACTTAATAACCATAATATAAATCAACTATTAATAATATTTTTTAATTTAGTTGCAATTACTGACGCAATAACAAGTTTTATGACATCAAATGGCAAAGGCAATAACATTCCAATATACAACACTTTATTAAAGCCGATAGCTTTGTGCTGAATAAAATTTAAATTTATATACAAGTAGCTTACTCCAAGCCCATAGATAACCACAAGCCCAAATGCACCACCTAACAAATAAAAAGCAAACTTTTTAAATTTTGCAAAATAACCAGTAGGAATTGCAGATAGGACAAATCCTACCAAATATCCAAACGTAGGTTGCAATACATAAGCAATACCACCACCATGGGCAAAAATAGGTAACCCTACAAGCCCTAAAATAAGATAAGCCACAAAACCAATCAACGATGCTCGCAAACCAAATACCATCGGTGCCAATAAAACCACAAATGGCTGAAGAGTTAATGGTACAGGAGATATTGGAATCTTAATAAAAGCACTCACGGCAAGCAATGCGCAAATAAGACCAGAATAAGCCAACCTTTTCTCCTTGTTCATAACTCCCCCGTTTCTATTATTTTTCGAACTAATGACTTTCCCTCCTGATAACCAATATTAATTATTTCTTTTGCTTTGGTAAAATCCGTTAATTTATAATTATCAAGATCAGGCTTAACCTTTACACATTCTACATCATCCATCACATATTCTGCTACTGATTCCTGCAAAATAGCAATACTTTGCACTAATATCTCGAATATATTAGGATATTTTACTGTCCCATTACCACTGCTTAATTTTAAAATATCTTTAATAAATTTGTTTATAGACAAAGGAAAACCAACATTATTTTCATTTTCAATATTATCATTTTTATAATATCTGCTTACAAGTTCCTCTTTCTCTGCAAAAGGTCCCACATGAACTGCAATTTTTATATCACAATCATCAGGCAACCTATTTACAGGTACAGGATTTTTCAATCCTCCATCAACTAAAAACATACCATCTAAATATGCAGGGATGAATACACCAGGGAAAGAGATACTTGCCCTTAACGCTTTTATGAGTGAACCCGACTTAAAAATCACTTCATTACCTGTAATAAGTTCGGTGGCAACACAACAAAATTTCACATCAAGATTTTCTATTTGCACATCACCTACAAACTCATAAATAAAATTCTCAATCTTTTTACCATCGACAAGACCAGATTTTGTTATCTTCAAATCAAAAAATTCTGTAAAAATCTTCCAATCCAGTTCATAAATCATCTTTTCTAAATGTGCTATATCATAACCTGCAGAATACAACCCACCAATCAACGCACCCATACTTGAACCGCTAATGGCATAAATAGGAATTTCTGCTTCATCAAAAGCTTTTAATATTCCAATGTGAGCAAGCCCCCTCGCTGCACCACTACCAAGACTTAATCCAATTTTCATACACACCTCTAAATATTAAAGAAAATACATAAATCTTACCGAATTACAAGAAAATTATGAAGAAGTTATAATTTCCCTTATTACCAATTAGATACTTTCTCTAACATTTATCATTATTTTTTAATTCAACAGTCATCACTTGTCCGACTTTGGACTAATCAAAATACTATTTTATATTCTACACTAAATTTCAATCTGTGCACATCATAATATCTTTATTATCAATTACAATTTTTGCATCCTTTAAAGAATCTAACAATAATTTTGGATTTTCATAAAAATCCTTGAAAAATAAGATCTCTGACAACTTAATATACGTTTTAAAAGGCTCTGCATCTGGCTCTGGTATAATTGTTTTCAACGCTTTTAAAATATCACCTAGTTTCAAATACTTTTTCAAGCTTACCATTCTTTCACACATTTTACTTACATAAAATTTTACTCTTTCATCCACGCTATCGATATAATCCCTATGTCCTGGTAAAAATTCATATTTTTTCTCTAACTCTTTCATCTTTTTTATAGTATCGCAAAAATACAAATAATTTATAAACCTGTCATCCTCATAATCAGCATCGATATCAAGAAGTGGCGTTTGAAAAATTCCATTTAAAAAAACATCTCCCGTAATAGCCTTGCCATCCAAAAGATAAACGATATCGCTCTGAGAATGACCAGGACACCTAACATATGAAATCTTCAGATCTTCTAAAATATCATCTGCTTCTTCAAGAACTCGTATTCCATCAGGTACTGGCACTTCTTTCGCAAACATACACAAAACGCCTATTATCTTTTCAATGGTTGTATCAGCCATGCCAATTTCTTTTAATATTCTACTCATGGCTTTAATTCTTAAATCTAGATTGTAAAGTCTAAATAAATCATATTTTGAAATAAAAATTTCTGCATCGCTGTTTTCTTTTATAAACTGAATAAGACCGTAATGATCGGCATGACAATGAGTAACAAATAAATATTTTAGTTTACTCAAATCTATAGATTGCTTTAGGAATTCTTTTGCATGATTAGTGTTTGGACCTGTATCAAAAAGAACCAAAAAATCATCATACTCTTTCACATAAAAATGAACTGGTCCCACTGGATATGGAGTATCAACTGTATATTTCTTAATCACTGCCCCTCCTATATTAAAAAGAGAGGCTATTTAAGCCTCTCTTAGAATATGTATTTTTCTACTTCTATTGCAGTATCAGCTAATAATCTTTTTGCTTGCAACAAGCCTGTAGCATCATATTTTGTAAACCTTCTAATACCGCTCAAAAGCATCATAAGATTGTCGCCTTCCTCAACGAAGAAAGCAGCTTTTCTTGCAGCTTTTGCAATCACTTCCACCGCATCAAAAGTAAATACCTTCGCAGCAGCTTTCATTAATTCTGCTTTTTTCTCACTTACCCTGCCCAAATTCTTTTCAGCCCTAAGCACAGCACTTTCGATAGCAAATATCTGAATAGCAATATCAGCAAGTGTAAGAAGAACTTCCTGCTCATTAATAATCTTATCCATATATTTCTGCACAGCAGCTCCTGAAAGGACAAGATAAAGAGTTTTTAAGTTCTTTAATGTGTATTTTTCCTGTGCGAAAGGAATAGAATCATCAATTTCATCAAAAGATGGGGTCATTAAAGCATCAACTGCTTTCATTGCTTCTTGCTGCAAAGGAATTTCACCTTTCATTGCCCTCTTTAGCATCATACCAGGAATAAGCAATCTGTTAATCTCATTTGTACCTTCAAATATTCTATTAATCCTTTCATCTCTATAAAATCTTTCTGCTGGATATTCTTGGATAAATCCATAACCACCATAAATCTGCACAACTTCATCAACAACTTTTGCAAGAACTTCACTACAGAACACCTTTGAAATTGAGCATTCAATGGCATATTCTTCAATACCTTTTTGATAAAGCTCATAATAATTTTCTGCAGATTTATCAATTGTTGCTAATTTATCATCAAGTAATCCGGCAAGCCTGTAAACAAGAGATTCAGAAGCATAGGTATGCGCCACCATATCAGCAATTTTCTCTTTAATAGCACCAAAACTGCTTATTTGCTTTCCAAACTGTTTTCTCTCGTTTGCATATTTTATACCTTCAACAAGAGCATACTTAGCAGCTCCTGTAACAGCCGCGCCTAATTTAAATCTTCCAACATTCAAAATATTAAATGCAATCTTATGCCCTTTCCCTATTTCTCCGAGAACATTTTCTACAGGAACTTTACAATTATTCAAAATCACCTGTCTTGTAGAAGAACCTTTAATACCCATCTTCTTTTCTTCAGGTCCAAGTTCCACACCCTCAAAAGTCCTTTCCACAAGAAACGCAGTAAAATGTTCTTTATCCACTTTTGCAAAAACTGTGAAAAGATCTGCAAATCCTGCATTTGTTATAAACTGCTTTGTACCGTTCAAAATATAGTATTTTCCATCCTCACTGAGTGTAGCTGTTGCTTTTGCACCGAGAGCATCACTACCTGAGCCTGGCTCAGTTAAACAGTAAGCAGCAATCCACTCACCTGTTATGATCTTTTCAAGATATTTTTCTTTCTGCTCTTTTGTGCCATAGTAAACAAGTGGCAAAGTACCAATACCTGTATGAGCAGCATAGGCCACAGAGAAAGAGCCAGAAGGAGCTATTTTTTCAGCAACTAACATACTTGTTGCTTTATCCAAATCCAAACCACCATACTCTTCAGGGGCATCAATCATTAAAAGACCAAGCTCTCCACATTTTTTCATATGCTGTACAACTTTATCAAAATCTTGATTATCAATATCTTCAATATCAGGAAGCACTTCATTTAAAACAAACTGCTCGGTAGTCTCAGCAATCTGCTTCTGCTCATCAGTAAAATCTTCTGGTGTAAACACATCATCCTTTGAAACATCTGCAATTAAATATTCTGCACCTTTCAATAACTTTTTCTCCATTTCACACTCCTTATATATTTATTTTATCAATTAGTTGCCACTGAAATTGTGGCAACTAATTGATAAATACTAATCTTTTTCAATATACTTATAAAAATCCTATCAGTTTTTTGATATTTATTACAAAAAGATGGGGGCTGTAATCCTCCTTTAAGTTTTTATAAAATGCATTTCATAATATAAAAAATTATTTAAAATTAATAAAATCATAAAAAATTTTTTATTTAATAATTAGTTCTCACTTTTTCAGTGAGAACTAATTAATTATTTAACAATCTCAAAAATCCCGGCAGCTCCCATACCACCACCGATACACATAGAAACCATACCATATTTAACATCTCTTCTATGCATTTCGTGAAGCAGTGTGGCAGTTAATTTTGCACCGGTACAGCCAAGTGGGTGACCAAGGGCAATGGCACCACCGTTTACATTCACTATATCCTTGTTTAAGCCAAGCTCCTTAATCACTGCCAATGACTGAGCCGCAAATGCTTCATTAAGCTCTATCAAACCGATATCTTTCAACTCAAGACCTGCGAGTTTCAGAGCTGCAGGAATTGCAGCTACAGGTCCAATACCCATAATTTCAGGAGCAACACCTTTTGCAGCAAAAGCAATAAACCTTGCAAGCGGCTTACCGCCAATCTTTTTCAAATAGTCTTCACTCACCACTAAAACAGCAGCAGCTCCATCAGTCATCTGAGAGGAATTTCCAGCGGTTACAGAACCGTTTGCTCTAAACACAGGTTTTAACTTGGCAAGCCCTTCAATAGTGGTATCGGTCCTAACACCATCATCCACTTCCACAACTTCTTTAACTTTATTAACTTTATTTTTCTCATCGATACTTGTATATTCTACTTCCACAGGGATTATTTCATCTTTAAACTTCCCATCCCTAATAGCAGCAGCCGCTTTCATATGGCTTTGATATGCAAATTCATCCTGCTCTTCCCTTGAAATTTCGAATTTTTCAGCCACAAGTTCCGCTGTTATCCCCATTGAAGCATAAGTTTCAGGCCAACTTGCCACAAGATCAGGATTTGCACTAAATTTATTACCACCCATAGGTACCATTGTCATGGACTCTGTACCACCAGCAATAATACAATCTGCAAAACCAGCCATTATTCTTTCAGCAGCTAACGCTATTGTCTGCAAACCACTTGAACAAAACCTATTTACGGTCATAGCAGGCACTTCTATGGGAAGCCCAGCCTTAAAAGATGCAACCCTAGCCACATTCATCCCCTGTTCACCTTCAGGAAACGCACATCCTATGATAACATCTTCAATATCCGTATTATCAATCCCAGTTTTTTCCACCAACCCTTTAATCGCTGCAGCAGCCAGATCATCTGGCCTCATATCTTTAAATTTACCTTTTTTAGCTTTGCAACCAGGTGTTCTATAA
Protein-coding regions in this window:
- a CDS encoding MBL fold metallo-hydrolase → MIKKYTVDTPYPVGPVHFYVKEYDDFLVLFDTGPNTNHAKEFLKQSIDLSKLKYLFVTHCHADHYGLIQFIKENSDAEIFISKYDLFRLYNLDLRIKAMSRILKEIGMADTTIEKIIGVLCMFAKEVPVPDGIRVLEEADDILEDLKISYVRCPGHSQSDIVYLLDGKAITGDVFLNGIFQTPLLDIDADYEDDRFINYLYFCDTIKKMKELEKKYEFLPGHRDYIDSVDERVKFYVSKMCERMVSLKKYLKLGDILKALKTIIPEPDAEPFKTYIKLSEILFFKDFYENPKLLLDSLKDAKIVIDNKDIMMCTD
- a CDS encoding patatin-like phospholipase family protein; translated protein: MKIGLSLGSGAARGLAHIGILKAFDEAEIPIYAISGSSMGALIGGLYSAGYDIAHLEKMIYELDWKIFTEFFDLKITKSGLVDGKKIENFIYEFVGDVQIENLDVKFCCVATELITGNEVIFKSGSLIKALRASISFPGVFIPAYLDGMFLVDGGLKNPVPVNRLPDDCDIKIAVHVGPFAEKEELVSRYYKNDNIENENNVGFPLSINKFIKDILKLSSGNGTVKYPNIFEILVQSIAILQESVAEYVMDDVECVKVKPDLDNYKLTDFTKAKEIINIGYQEGKSLVRKIIETGEL
- a CDS encoding thiolase family protein, producing MRKAYILAAYRTPGCKAKKGKFKDMRPDDLAAAAIKGLVEKTGIDNTDIEDVIIGCAFPEGEQGMNVARVASFKAGLPIEVPAMTVNRFCSSGLQTIALAAERIMAGFADCIIAGGTESMTMVPMGGNKFSANPDLVASWPETYASMGITAELVAEKFEISREEQDEFAYQSHMKAAAAIRDGKFKDEIIPVEVEYTSIDEKNKVNKVKEVVEVDDGVRTDTTIEGLAKLKPVFRANGSVTAGNSSQMTDGAAAVLVVSEDYLKKIGGKPLARFIAFAAKGVAPEIMGIGPVAAIPAALKLAGLELKDIGLIELNEAFAAQSLAVIKELGLNKDIVNVNGGAIALGHPLGCTGAKLTATLLHEMHRRDVKYGMVSMCIGGGMGAAGIFEIVK
- a CDS encoding acyl-CoA dehydrogenase family protein, whose translation is MEKKLLKGAEYLIADVSKDDVFTPEDFTDEQKQIAETTEQFVLNEVLPDIEDIDNQDFDKVVQHMKKCGELGLLMIDAPEEYGGLDLDKATSMLVAEKIAPSGSFSVAYAAHTGIGTLPLVYYGTKEQKEKYLEKIITGEWIAAYCLTEPGSGSDALGAKATATLSEDGKYYILNGTKQFITNAGFADLFTVFAKVDKEHFTAFLVERTFEGVELGPEEKKMGIKGSSTRQVILNNCKVPVENVLGEIGKGHKIAFNILNVGRFKLGAAVTGAAKYALVEGIKYANERKQFGKQISSFGAIKEKIADMVAHTYASESLVYRLAGLLDDKLATIDKSAENYYELYQKGIEEYAIECSISKVFCSEVLAKVVDEVVQIYGGYGFIQEYPAERFYRDERINRIFEGTNEINRLLIPGMMLKRAMKGEIPLQQEAMKAVDALMTPSFDEIDDSIPFAQEKYTLKNLKTLYLVLSGAAVQKYMDKIINEQEVLLTLADIAIQIFAIESAVLRAEKNLGRVSEKKAELMKAAAKVFTFDAVEVIAKAARKAAFFVEEGDNLMMLLSGIRRFTKYDATGLLQAKRLLADTAIEVEKYIF
- a CDS encoding biotin transporter BioY gives rise to the protein MNKEKRLAYSGLICALLAVSAFIKIPISPVPLTLQPFVVLLAPMVFGLRASLIGFVAYLILGLVGLPIFAHGGGIAYVLQPTFGYLVGFVLSAIPTGYFAKFKKFAFYLLGGAFGLVVIYGLGVSYLYINLNFIQHKAIGFNKVLYIGMLLPLPFDVIKLVIASVIATKLKNIINS